From a single Paenibacillus sp. FSL R5-0345 genomic region:
- a CDS encoding M3 family oligoendopeptidase, with protein MKQPLSLTWELDSIFPGGSSSSELESFLKNLEQDIAALQGLVKNAVAPTDVESTKALDEVIELLQSCSGRLVEVSSFADCLGAQNQLDKGAVRLAARVTSMRAGFEGISSQFSNVLRQTTDKVWAEWMARPEIAPLTFVLSESRDLAREKMSPELESLALELAVDGYHGWSGHYDTIVSSIKIPFEDEEGTKLLSAGQAFNKLDDPDPKVRQSMFRKWEEAWTEAADNCADTLNHLAGFRLKLYKGRGWEDILKDPLSINRMSQDTLNAMWDVITNSKPALVGYLQRKAKLLGLDALSWVDVEAPVGKSSGKIPYDQAAKDIVTQFRKFSPKMAEFAERAFDNNWIEVEDRPGKRPGGFCTSFPESKKSRIFMTYSGTTSNVSTLAHELGHAYHSYLLDDQPVFNQNYAMNVAETASTFAEVIVSDAQVKAASNAEEKLALLETKIQNSVAFFMNIHARFLFETRFYEKRKEGLVNAEELSELMVEAQKEAFCGVLSEYHPHFWASKLHFYITDVPFYNFPYTVGYMFSTGLYRLALQEGASFADKYDSLLQDTGVMTLENLVLKHLGVDLTKPDFWQGATDLIVADINEFLEMTEHLV; from the coding sequence ATGAAACAACCATTATCACTGACTTGGGAACTTGATTCCATATTTCCTGGAGGATCGTCGTCTTCTGAGTTAGAAAGCTTTTTAAAGAATCTTGAGCAAGATATTGCAGCTTTACAGGGTCTGGTGAAGAATGCTGTAGCTCCAACGGATGTTGAGTCTACCAAGGCGCTGGACGAGGTTATAGAACTGCTACAGAGCTGTTCAGGAAGACTAGTGGAGGTATCTTCCTTCGCAGACTGTCTGGGCGCTCAGAATCAACTGGACAAGGGTGCAGTAAGACTGGCGGCCCGAGTGACAAGCATGCGTGCTGGATTCGAAGGCATCAGTTCACAATTCAGTAATGTGCTTCGTCAGACTACGGACAAGGTATGGGCAGAATGGATGGCTCGTCCGGAGATTGCTCCTTTAACGTTCGTGCTGAGCGAGAGCCGTGATTTGGCCCGTGAAAAGATGAGCCCAGAGCTGGAAAGCTTAGCGCTGGAACTAGCTGTTGACGGATATCATGGATGGAGCGGGCACTATGATACGATTGTAAGCTCGATTAAAATCCCGTTTGAGGATGAAGAAGGAACCAAGCTACTCTCCGCAGGTCAAGCTTTTAACAAGCTAGATGATCCTGATCCGAAAGTACGTCAATCCATGTTCCGCAAATGGGAAGAAGCATGGACCGAAGCAGCAGATAACTGTGCGGATACCTTGAATCACTTAGCAGGCTTCCGTCTGAAGCTTTATAAAGGAAGAGGTTGGGAAGATATTCTGAAAGATCCGCTGAGCATCAATCGTATGTCACAAGATACTTTGAATGCGATGTGGGACGTGATTACGAATAGCAAGCCTGCACTCGTGGGCTATCTTCAGCGTAAAGCAAAGCTGCTTGGGCTGGATGCTCTCTCGTGGGTAGATGTCGAAGCACCTGTGGGCAAATCTTCAGGTAAAATCCCATATGATCAGGCTGCTAAAGATATCGTTACCCAGTTCCGCAAATTTAGTCCGAAGATGGCCGAGTTTGCAGAGCGTGCTTTTGATAATAACTGGATCGAGGTTGAGGATCGTCCGGGGAAACGTCCTGGAGGATTCTGTACATCCTTCCCTGAGAGCAAGAAATCACGGATATTCATGACCTATAGCGGCACAACCTCCAATGTTTCAACCTTGGCGCATGAGCTGGGGCATGCTTATCATTCTTATTTGCTGGATGATCAACCTGTATTTAATCAGAACTACGCTATGAACGTTGCAGAGACTGCTTCAACCTTCGCAGAGGTCATTGTGTCTGACGCTCAGGTTAAAGCCGCTAGCAATGCTGAAGAGAAGCTGGCGCTGCTTGAAACGAAGATTCAGAACAGCGTTGCTTTCTTTATGAACATTCACGCTCGGTTCTTGTTCGAGACTCGTTTTTATGAGAAACGTAAGGAAGGCCTTGTAAATGCTGAAGAGCTGTCTGAATTGATGGTGGAAGCACAGAAGGAAGCTTTCTGTGGGGTGCTTTCAGAATACCATCCTCATTTCTGGGCTTCTAAACTGCATTTTTATATCACGGATGTGCCATTCTACAACTTCCCTTACACCGTAGGTTACATGTTCAGCACAGGCTTGTATCGACTGGCCCTGCAAGAAGGAGCTTCCTTTGCGGATAAATACGATAGCTTGCTGCAAGATACTGGTGTGATGACTTTAGAGAATCTGGTACTTAAGCATCTGGGTGTGGATCTGACGAAGCCGGACTTCTGGCAAGGTGCTACAGATCTGATTGTAGCTGACATTAATGAGTTCTTGGAAATGACGGAGCACTTAGTTTGA
- a CDS encoding YycC family protein, which translates to MKPLQISPETAITLSKQLGVPLEHLMHMPQHILLQKIAELSKKQNSPQAEDGNEESPSGKDSQ; encoded by the coding sequence ATGAAGCCACTACAAATTTCACCGGAAACAGCCATTACGTTATCCAAGCAACTAGGCGTTCCACTGGAACACTTGATGCATATGCCCCAACATATTTTGCTACAAAAAATAGCTGAGCTATCCAAAAAGCAGAATTCACCGCAAGCTGAGGATGGAAATGAAGAGTCTCCTTCCGGGAAGGATTCACAATGA